From Salvia splendens isolate huo1 chromosome 3, SspV2, whole genome shotgun sequence, a single genomic window includes:
- the LOC121796980 gene encoding zinc finger MYM-type protein 1-like: MKIIVDDLGDDYFAILADESSDVSQKEQLALCLRYVEKKRGKVVERFIGLVHVGDTTSLSLRSAIMTLLVEHSLSSSKIRGQGYDGASNMKGEIHGLKTLIMKDTPSAYYVHCFAHQLQLTLVAISKKNDDCSWLFETVSILLNVIGVSCKRNELLHEVQAQKVAQALEIGELESGSGLNQELSLKRPGDTR; this comes from the coding sequence ATGAAGATAATTGTGGATGATCTTGGTGATGACTACTTTGCTATATTAGCCGATGAATCTAGTGATGTGTCCCAAAAGGAACAACTGGCTCTTTGTTTGCGCTATGTTGAAAAGAAAAGGGGAAAGGTAGTTGAACGATTCATTGGTCTTGTGCATGTTGGTGATACTACATCTTTGTCTCTTAGAAGTGCAATTATGACTTTACTTGTTGAACATTCATTAAGCTCATCCAAGATTCGAGGGCAAGGATATGATGGGGCTAGTAACATGAAGGGTGAGATACATGGACTCAAGACTTTGATCATGAAAGATACTCCAAGCGCTTACTACGTACATTGCTTTGCCCACCAGCTTCAACTAACATTGGTAGCCATTTCAAAAAAGAACGATGATTGTAGTTGGCTTTTTGAAACTGTTAGTATTTTGTTGAATGTAATTGGAGTTTCTTGTAAGAGAAATGAATTGCTTCACGAAGTTCAAGCACAAAAAGTTGCTCAAGCCTTGGAAATTGGTGAACTTGAATCGGGATCGGGGTTGAATCAAGAACTTAGTTTGAAGAGGCCTGGAGACACTCGTTAG